Part of the Zea mays cultivar B73 chromosome 4, Zm-B73-REFERENCE-NAM-5.0, whole genome shotgun sequence genome is shown below.
GGGTACCCCTGGTAGGCGCCGGCCCCGAACACGCCCGCGCACGCCGTGACGGCCTCCATCGGCGCCTCCGCGGGGCCCTGGAAGAAGCCGCCGCCGTACGGGTTGGTCACCGCGCCCGCCAGCAGCGTGGCCAGCGTGATCACCGCGCCGTCCATCCCGACGTCCGCGTTCGGGGCCACCAGCGGCGCCGCCGCCGGCTGCGGGCCGTAGAGCGGCTGGTGGAAGGGCCATGCGCACTCCCCCGGGCACTGCTCCGCGGGGTTCCCCACCCACGCGTACACGTACCGCCCGCGGCCACGCCCGCGGGTGGCGTTCGGGGTCGGGGACGACGCGTGGAGGCCGCAGCGGGAGAGGCAGAACCCGTCCACGAGCACGTCCGGCGCCGTCACCACGACCGCCACGGAGCCGCGGTGCGGGGCCAGGCGCGTCGCCAGGGACGCTAGCGACGACTCCGAGAGGCGGCGGCCTAGGGAGCGCGACGGGTCCAGCACCTGTCGCCCCAGCGACAGCCGTGCTGCGCCAGGATGGTACCGCGACGTCGTGGCCCACCACGCCGCCACGGACCCCGGCCCCGTCCCCGAGAGGGAGAGGATGAAGTCGGCCACCACGGCGCGCTGCGCCGGCGTGAAACGCCCGTACCAGAGCAGGTTGACGGAGTAGTTGCCCGTCAGCAGCTGGCCGTGGTGGTTGGTGAGCGTGATGGGCGGCCGGCTCACGAGGAACAGCTGCCGCGGCGTGGCCGCGCTGGCTTGCGCGGCGGCGAGGAGGACGACGAGCAGGAAGAGACTGTGGGGCATGGCTGCCTTTGCTTTGCTGGGACGAGACGAGATGGACTGGTCCCTGCCAAGCGGACGTGACTAGTCGAGAGGTTTTATAGGGAGAGGGTTTCGCTTCCGTCGCGTGTGCCCGGGCCGGGACGAAGCGGAAAGACGGGGTAGACCACTGAGCAGGGCACGACTTTTCATGATTTTTTTTTGAGAGGGGGCCTCCTGCAGCAATGTACGTATACGTACTGGGCCGGACACACAGACAAAGCATTTTTTGGTCCTTGTGGCGGGTGGGGCCCAGCGTCGTAAGGGGCTCCTTGCGTGAGAAGAGACGTGCGCGTGGGTTTTGAATAATTTGAGCGTTCATCCAGCATTCGACGGGCTTTTTTTTGCCTTTTGTCCTTTTGTGAAAGATTTTCACAACTATTCCCTTCTTGGTTTGAATTCAAAAAATTGATTCTTACCTCGGTGCCGTCATTattggtgtcggcgtttcgagaccgggggtcactcgggccgacgagtgagtatcgccgcgtgtcccagcccagatgggtcgagcgcgaggtcgagcgcgaaggggggagaagcgaggcggccggagaccggcgtgagagaggtgggaatcccgcggccttcgtgttcgtcccgcgcccaggtcgggtgcgcttgcggtagggggttacaagcgtccacgcgggagagggaagcgagcggccccaagagagcgcctgtctcgtcctcgtccccgcgcggccaaccctctctaagagggccctgatccttccttttataggcgtaaggagaggatccaggtgtacaatggggggtgtagcagagtgctacgtgtctagcgggggagagctagcgccctaagtacatgccgatgtggcagccggagagattttggcacccagctggtgtgatatcgtggccgtcggaggagcgatggagcctggcggagggacagctgtcggagcggttgggtccttgctgacgtcctcttgcttccgtaaggggactgtgagccgccgtcgtcacagagtatgcggggcgccatcattgtctatctggcggagctagccagatgggacaccggtcttgttccctgcggcccgagtcagctcggggtagggtgatgatggcgcttcctgctgacgtggctggcctgcgccctaggttgggcgatgtggaggctcctccgaagccgaggtcgagtctgtcttccatggccgaggccgagtccgagcccctgggtcgggcgaggcggaggtcgtcggcagaggccagggcggagtccgagccctggggtcgggcgaagcggagttcgtcgtcttctggggctgagctcgagtcctggggtcgggcgaagcggagttcgtcgtcttctggggctgagcccgagtccgagccctgggtcgggcggagcggaattcgccgtcttccgggactgagcccgagtccgagccctgggtcgggcggagtggagttcgccgtcttccgggacttagcccgagtccgagccctgggtcgggcggagcggagttcgccgtcttccgagacttagcccgagtccgagccctgggtcgggcggagcggagttcgccgtcttccgggacttagaccgagtccgagccctgggtcgggcggagcggagttcgccgtcttccgggacttagcccgagtccgagccctgtgtcgggcggagcggagcttcctatggtgcctttggcagggcctgactgcctgtcagtctcaccctgtcaagtgacactgcagtcggagtggcgcaggcggcgctgtccttctgtcaggccggtcagtggagcggcgaagtgacggcggtcacttcggctctgccggggggcgcgcgtcaggataaaggtgtcaggccacctttgcgttaaatgctcctgcgacttggtcggtcggtgcagcgatttagtcagggttgcttcttagcgaaggcagggcctcgggcgagccggagatatgttcgccgtcggaggggggcctcgggcgagacggagattctccggggtcggctgcccttgtccgaggctaggctcgggcgaggcgtgatcgagtcgctcgaatggactgatccctgacttaatcgcacccatcaggccttagcagctttatgctgatgggggttaccagctgagaattaggagtcttgagggtacccctaattatggtccccgacagtagcccccgagcctcgaagggagtgttagcactcgcttggaggctttcatcgcactttttttgcaaggggaccagcctttctcggttgcattttgttccggtgggtgcgcgcgagcgcacccgccgggtgtagcccccgaggcctcggaggagcggtttcactccttcgaggtcttaatgcctcgcgtaatgcttcggctggtctggttgttccctcatgcaagctggccgtagcccgggtgtacggtcgggtcccaagttctcgggctggtatgttgacgctgtcaacggttcggccggagccgggtttgcgagagcagcccccgagcctctgcacagggcgagagggcgattaggaacagactcggcttttttacatacgcccctgcgtcgcctttccgcaaggaggaggggggaaagcaccatgttgccctcgatgggcgccgaacatggtgtctccggtgagctgcaagcgggtaatccgagtggatgtccgtgccccgttcgttaggggtcggctaggggcccagaggcacgcccaaaagtacctgcgggtgatctgccggacccggtcccctggcgacgaggtccgagggctcgatgcctccctctgatgggattccgttacaagatcgctcccgctggtctcggaaatgtcctagggtacctcgggagcgcagcccgagccttggttatgtatcaaacgtacccatggtcatccctcgctcggcgtctgaggcggctgtgaacccttcgggggc
Proteins encoded:
- the LOC100284458 gene encoding PHI-1 precursor, translated to MPHSLFLLVVLLAAAQASAATPRQLFLVSRPPITLTNHHGQLLTGNYSVNLLWYGRFTPAQRAVVADFILSLSGTGPGSVAAWWATTSRYHPGAARLSLGRQVLDPSRSLGRRLSESSLASLATRLAPHRGSVAVVVTAPDVLVDGFCLSRCGLHASSPTPNATRGRGRGRYVYAWVGNPAEQCPGECAWPFHQPLYGPQPAAAPLVAPNADVGMDGAVITLATLLAGAVTNPYGGGFFQGPAEAPMEAVTACAGVFGAGAYQGYPGQLRVDAATGASYNAVGIAGRRFLLPAMWDPETAQCSTPLD